One part of the Streptomyces sp. NBC_01381 genome encodes these proteins:
- a CDS encoding ThuA domain-containing protein gives MSCHARDIHLRSLRRGVVALLAALLLTVGFLPGSGATAADKDPAFRALLFTKAVGYVHDSIPAGIQMVKEQAAAENFEVVQTDDASVFDDAKLKDFDVIIMLQNSGMVWDTDAQRDAMKKYVKSGKGVVALHNTLDMGVEDSFPWWDELINAGAHMPAHSPGVLKGTAKVADRDHPSTKGLPERWERPEEWYNFDKNPRGDVHVLVTADETTYDPGGSKMGADHPISWCRNAEGGKVWATAMGHDKTSYTEAAFREHVLGGIQWASGNKAGDCGGTVWSGYEKTALDDNTADPMELDVAKDGKVFYVQRSGEVKIFDPKSHSTSTAGKLDVYTGGEDGLVGMELDPKFADNRWLYLYYAPASAKEDVNRLSRFTVKADNTLDLASEKKLLDVPAYRDRSFPEPGHTGGAVEFGPDRTLYLGVGDDVPPNLDPNWQGYAPLDWRPGKERLDAARTAGNTNDLRGKILRIKPTDSGGYTIPKGNLFAKGTDKTRPEIYAMGFRNPFRFTVDPKTGYVHASDYGPDRGGPTTDRGPEGLVEYNVIKKAGNYGWPFCHGNNQAYAPYDPDTQKVGTKFDCAKPTNPSPNNTGLKDLPTLQQPEIWYGYGESKEFPEMGAGGSAPMSGPVYHYDPKNPSKTKFPAYFEGASFFYEWARDSVKEIRFDKDEKLLKINDFLKSAKFAKPMDMTFGPDGSLYVLEWGSEFGGGNNDSGLYRIDYAQGQRTPLAQAKASATNGPVPLKVDFSSEGSKDPDGDPLTFAWDFNGDGTYDSTEANPSHTYDTKGDFNAQLKVTDSTGKSGYANVPVTAGNTAPKVTIETPVDGKLIQFGDKIPYKVTVTDPEDGTIDCTKVTVNPALGHDDHEHPTTDIPGCEGTVDTGDLGGHPEGADLTYVLNAKYTDKGGDGVSALTGYGRSVLQPKHKQAEYRDDQSGTRIVSQEGAENGKRIGDISNGDWIAYSPMSVEGVGKVSYKLSSPYGVGSIELRADAPDGKLLATTPVPNTGGWDTYQATPDVPVEALTGTHKLYVVFKSTQDNSFDVDAVQFTTS, from the coding sequence ATGAGCTGTCATGCTCGTGACATTCATTTAAGGAGTCTACGAAGAGGGGTCGTCGCCCTGCTGGCGGCACTGCTCCTCACCGTGGGCTTTCTGCCCGGCTCCGGAGCGACCGCGGCCGACAAGGACCCCGCCTTCCGCGCCCTGCTCTTCACCAAGGCCGTCGGCTACGTCCACGACTCGATCCCGGCCGGCATCCAGATGGTCAAGGAACAGGCCGCGGCTGAGAACTTCGAGGTCGTCCAGACCGACGACGCCAGCGTCTTCGACGACGCGAAGCTCAAGGACTTCGACGTCATCATCATGCTGCAGAACTCCGGCATGGTCTGGGACACCGACGCCCAGCGCGACGCCATGAAGAAGTACGTGAAGAGCGGCAAGGGCGTCGTCGCGCTGCACAACACCCTCGACATGGGCGTCGAGGACTCCTTCCCCTGGTGGGACGAGCTCATCAACGCAGGTGCCCACATGCCCGCCCACTCGCCGGGCGTCCTCAAGGGCACCGCGAAGGTCGCCGACCGCGACCACCCCTCCACCAAGGGTCTTCCCGAGCGCTGGGAGCGCCCGGAGGAGTGGTACAACTTCGACAAGAATCCCCGCGGCGACGTGCACGTCCTGGTCACCGCCGACGAGACGACGTACGACCCGGGCGGCTCCAAGATGGGCGCCGACCACCCCATCTCCTGGTGCCGCAACGCCGAGGGCGGCAAGGTCTGGGCCACCGCCATGGGCCACGACAAGACGTCGTACACCGAAGCCGCCTTCCGCGAGCATGTGCTCGGCGGCATCCAGTGGGCCTCGGGCAACAAGGCCGGCGACTGCGGCGGCACGGTCTGGTCGGGCTATGAGAAGACCGCGCTCGACGACAACACCGCCGACCCCATGGAGCTCGACGTCGCCAAGGACGGCAAGGTCTTCTACGTCCAGCGCAGCGGCGAGGTGAAGATCTTCGACCCGAAGAGCCACTCCACCTCCACGGCCGGGAAGCTCGACGTCTACACCGGCGGCGAGGACGGCCTGGTCGGCATGGAACTCGACCCGAAGTTCGCCGACAACCGCTGGCTCTACCTGTACTACGCGCCCGCGAGCGCCAAGGAAGACGTCAACCGCCTCTCCCGCTTCACGGTCAAGGCGGACAACACCCTCGACCTGGCCAGCGAGAAGAAGCTCCTGGACGTCCCCGCCTACCGCGACCGCAGCTTCCCCGAGCCCGGCCACACCGGCGGCGCCGTCGAGTTCGGCCCTGACCGCACGCTCTACCTGGGCGTCGGCGACGACGTCCCGCCCAACCTCGACCCGAATTGGCAGGGCTACGCCCCGCTCGACTGGCGCCCCGGCAAGGAGCGCCTCGACGCAGCCCGCACCGCGGGCAACACCAACGACCTGCGCGGCAAGATCCTGCGCATCAAGCCGACGGACTCCGGCGGCTACACCATCCCCAAGGGCAACCTCTTCGCGAAGGGCACGGACAAGACGCGGCCCGAGATCTATGCCATGGGCTTCCGCAACCCCTTCCGCTTCACCGTCGACCCCAAGACGGGCTATGTGCACGCCTCCGACTACGGCCCCGACCGCGGAGGACCGACGACCGACCGGGGCCCCGAGGGCCTGGTCGAGTACAACGTCATCAAGAAGGCCGGCAATTACGGCTGGCCGTTCTGCCACGGCAACAACCAGGCGTACGCGCCCTATGACCCCGACACCCAGAAGGTCGGGACGAAGTTCGACTGCGCCAAGCCCACCAACCCCTCGCCGAACAACACCGGCCTGAAGGACCTGCCGACGCTGCAGCAGCCGGAGATCTGGTACGGCTACGGCGAGTCCAAGGAGTTCCCGGAGATGGGCGCGGGCGGCTCGGCGCCGATGAGCGGACCCGTCTACCACTACGACCCCAAGAACCCCTCCAAGACGAAGTTCCCCGCCTACTTCGAGGGCGCGAGCTTCTTCTACGAGTGGGCCCGCGACTCGGTCAAGGAGATCCGCTTCGACAAGGACGAGAAGCTCCTGAAGATCAACGACTTCCTGAAGTCGGCGAAGTTCGCCAAGCCCATGGACATGACCTTCGGGCCCGACGGCTCGCTCTATGTCCTGGAGTGGGGCAGCGAGTTCGGCGGCGGCAACAACGACTCCGGGCTCTACCGCATCGACTATGCCCAGGGCCAGCGCACCCCGCTCGCCCAGGCCAAGGCGTCCGCCACCAACGGGCCCGTCCCCCTGAAGGTCGACTTCTCCAGCGAGGGCAGCAAGGACCCGGACGGCGATCCGCTCACCTTCGCCTGGGACTTCAACGGCGACGGAACCTATGACTCCACCGAGGCCAATCCCTCCCACACCTATGACACCAAGGGAGACTTCAACGCCCAGCTGAAGGTCACCGACTCCACCGGCAAGTCCGGTTACGCCAACGTCCCCGTGACGGCGGGCAACACCGCACCCAAGGTGACGATCGAGACCCCGGTCGACGGCAAGCTCATCCAGTTCGGCGACAAGATCCCCTACAAGGTCACCGTCACCGACCCCGAGGACGGCACGATCGACTGCACCAAGGTCACCGTCAACCCGGCCCTCGGCCACGACGACCACGAGCACCCCACCACCGACATCCCCGGCTGCGAAGGCACCGTGGACACCGGTGACCTGGGCGGCCACCCCGAGGGCGCCGACCTCACCTACGTACTCAACGCCAAGTACACCGACAAGGGCGGCGACGGCGTCAGCGCGCTGACCGGCTACGGCCGCTCCGTCCTGCAGCCCAAGCACAAGCAGGCCGAGTACCGCGACGACCAGTCAGGCACCCGCATCGTCTCCCAGGAGGGCGCCGAGAACGGCAAGCGCATCGGCGACATCAGCAACGGCGACTGGATCGCGTACAGCCCGATGAGCGTCGAAGGCGTCGGCAAGGTCAGCTACAAGCTGTCCTCGCCCTACGGCGTCGGCTCCATCGAACTGCGCGCGGACGCCCCCGACGGCAAGCTGCTCGCCACCACCCCTGTCCCCAACACCGGGGGCTGGGACACCTATCAGGCAACTCCGGACGTCCCTGTCGAGGCGCTGACCGGCACCCACAAGCTGTATGTGGTCTTCAAGTCGACGCAGGACAATTCCTTCGACGTAGACGCGGTGCAGTTCACTACGTCATAG
- a CDS encoding aminoglycoside phosphotransferase family protein, with amino-acid sequence MYAASSSVSAPPRPLHSRQPGSGPYLEPARPAAGSLGAGRTRRVPGSGTQPLSGRLDLSGPQGAQLRTAIASVHRICPEFNPVQVLRRSGRTVLLVGTTGRSTAIAKCLLDHSPVWAERIRHEIAAYRSFVRHRPPVRAPRLIAADPEDCTLVIERMQGRVAALTRHPVEPPPRADVRLALGAIDRLNRWRPPQEMFGRPLDYGKRISRFHELGLLTDRDMGDLQKLLHGIAHSAGQQDTWQFCHGDALLSNILLSPAGPVFVDWEHAGWYLPGYDLATLWAVLGDAPVERREISQRAQHAGTAARDAFLVNLMLILTREIRTYEMAVQRSMHDAAPAAPGPAHPGAAPSGEEQRLLLRRLHDDCQLARRAVRAAVGTR; translated from the coding sequence ATGTACGCAGCATCGTCCTCCGTGTCCGCCCCGCCCCGGCCGCTGCACTCCCGACAGCCGGGCAGCGGCCCCTACTTGGAGCCCGCGCGGCCGGCGGCCGGGTCGCTCGGCGCCGGCCGGACGCGCCGCGTCCCGGGGTCCGGCACCCAACCGCTCAGCGGGAGACTCGACTTGTCCGGCCCCCAGGGGGCGCAACTGCGCACCGCGATCGCCTCGGTGCACCGCATCTGTCCGGAGTTCAACCCGGTGCAGGTGCTCCGCCGCAGCGGACGCACCGTGCTCCTGGTGGGAACGACAGGGCGCAGCACGGCGATCGCCAAGTGTTTACTGGACCATTCGCCAGTGTGGGCCGAGCGGATCCGGCACGAGATAGCGGCATACCGCTCGTTCGTCCGGCACCGCCCGCCCGTCCGGGCCCCGCGGCTGATCGCCGCGGACCCGGAGGACTGCACGCTGGTGATCGAGCGGATGCAGGGCCGCGTCGCGGCGCTGACCCGGCATCCCGTGGAGCCGCCACCGCGCGCGGACGTACGGCTCGCGCTCGGTGCGATCGACCGCCTCAACCGGTGGCGTCCGCCGCAGGAGATGTTCGGCAGGCCCCTGGACTACGGCAAGCGGATCTCCCGCTTCCATGAGCTGGGTCTGCTCACCGACCGGGACATGGGTGACCTGCAGAAGCTGTTGCACGGCATCGCGCACTCGGCGGGGCAGCAGGACACCTGGCAGTTCTGCCACGGTGACGCGCTGCTCTCGAACATCCTGCTCTCGCCTGCCGGTCCGGTGTTCGTGGACTGGGAGCACGCGGGCTGGTATCTGCCGGGCTATGACCTGGCGACGCTCTGGGCGGTGCTGGGTGACGCACCGGTGGAGCGCCGCGAGATCAGTCAGCGGGCGCAGCACGCGGGGACAGCGGCGCGGGACGCGTTCCTGGTCAACCTGATGCTGATCCTGACCCGGGAGATCCGTACGTACGAAATGGCCGTGCAGCGCTCGATGCACGACGCGGCCCCGGCGGCACCGGGCCCGGCCCATCCCGGTGCTGCGCCGTCCGGCGAGGAACAGCGACTGCTGCTGAGGCGGTTGCACGACGACTGCCAGCTGGCCCGGCGGGCCGTGCGGGCGGCGGTCGGTACTCGCTGA
- a CDS encoding PP2C family protein-serine/threonine phosphatase, translated as MPSHVFADRPAAQPPERGSVEALITQTRRLRGEVDAVRRDAMTDHGDPQGRWQRALCDLAVHQLNDLDDHLAQLRDGPVQPTPEPSAPAIPPPLEPQHGSLLSRVGSAEWNLLNDEASWSGELYQILGRDPDAPPLSLDELPSLVHVDDQPMLTAMVTDCLIDGKPIDGEFRITRPDGGVRQVHMMGEPVLAADGSTASMWAVLRDVSELRRSQRVVRETRDSLQRQRHIAQTEHRLAVELQEAVLPPWRGSLRFPHGGPAALDLAAHYLPSSTSALIGGDWYDAMELPDGQYLLSVGDLTGHGVTVTSGMAMLLGAVRGMAVAGVRPGQLMGWLNQLLDTTAQPALGSAVCCQYSPATGTLSWAQAGHPAPLLFRDGTGRTLTPPDGVILGATSGATYEQAEEQLRPGDVLLLHTDGLVPRRARDAATSRLLALAPRFTDTRGAQDCVRTIVEEFGVAPREDDACLLVARVN; from the coding sequence ATGCCGTCCCATGTCTTCGCGGACCGCCCAGCCGCCCAGCCGCCCGAGCGTGGCTCGGTCGAAGCGCTGATCACGCAGACGCGTCGGCTCCGCGGCGAGGTCGACGCCGTACGCCGCGACGCCATGACCGACCACGGCGACCCCCAGGGACGCTGGCAGCGCGCCCTGTGCGACCTCGCGGTCCACCAGCTCAACGACCTGGACGACCACCTGGCGCAGTTGCGGGACGGGCCCGTCCAGCCGACGCCGGAGCCGTCGGCGCCGGCCATCCCCCCGCCGCTCGAACCGCAGCACGGTTCGCTGCTCAGCCGGGTCGGCAGCGCGGAGTGGAACCTCCTGAACGACGAGGCGAGTTGGTCCGGCGAGCTCTATCAGATCCTGGGCCGGGACCCGGACGCTCCCCCGCTCTCCCTGGACGAACTGCCCTCCCTGGTGCACGTCGACGACCAGCCGATGCTGACGGCCATGGTCACGGACTGCCTGATCGACGGTAAGCCGATCGACGGCGAGTTCCGGATCACGCGCCCCGACGGCGGCGTACGACAGGTGCACATGATGGGCGAGCCCGTGCTCGCCGCTGACGGCAGCACCGCCTCCATGTGGGCGGTCCTGCGGGACGTCAGCGAGCTGCGCCGCAGCCAGCGAGTGGTGCGCGAGACCCGTGACTCGCTGCAGCGCCAGCGGCACATCGCGCAGACAGAGCACCGGCTCGCGGTCGAACTGCAGGAGGCCGTGCTGCCGCCGTGGCGTGGCTCCCTGCGGTTCCCGCACGGCGGACCCGCGGCACTGGACCTCGCCGCGCACTACCTCCCCTCGTCGACGAGCGCACTGATCGGCGGTGACTGGTACGACGCCATGGAACTGCCCGACGGCCAGTACTTGTTGAGCGTCGGCGATCTCACCGGTCACGGCGTCACCGTCACCTCCGGCATGGCGATGCTGCTCGGCGCCGTGCGCGGCATGGCGGTCGCCGGGGTGCGCCCCGGTCAACTGATGGGCTGGCTCAACCAGTTACTGGACACCACCGCCCAACCGGCCCTGGGCAGCGCGGTCTGCTGCCAGTACTCCCCCGCGACGGGCACGCTGTCCTGGGCGCAGGCGGGACACCCCGCCCCGCTGCTGTTCCGCGACGGGACGGGGCGCACGCTGACACCACCGGACGGCGTGATCCTCGGGGCGACCTCCGGCGCCACCTACGAGCAGGCCGAAGAGCAACTCCGGCCGGGCGACGTGCTGTTGCTGCACACCGACGGCCTTGTTCCCCGGCGCGCCAGGGACGCGGCGACCAGCAGGCTGCTGGCCCTCGCACCCCGCTTCACCGACACACGCGGCGCACAGGACTGCGTACGGACGATCGTCGAGGAGTTCGGCGTGGCCCCACGCGAGGACGACGCCTGCCTGTTGGTCGCACGGGTCAACTAG
- a CDS encoding response regulator transcription factor, with protein sequence MRVVIAEDAAVLRELLAQMLAERGHEICAAVGDADALRAAVAEHRPDVTVTDIRMPPTHTDEGLRAAIDIRRDHPGTGVLLFSQYVETKYATRLLAEGSAGVGYLLKDRVANVAEFADALERVGAGGTALDPEVVTQLAGAGHRAAELAPLTEREREVLSLMAEGRSNAAIAQSLVVSAGTVEKHVASVFEKLGLPASHDHNRRVLAVIRYLRG encoded by the coding sequence ATGCGCGTCGTGATCGCTGAGGATGCCGCGGTACTGCGGGAGTTGCTGGCCCAGATGCTCGCCGAGCGGGGGCATGAGATCTGCGCGGCCGTGGGGGACGCGGACGCCTTGCGCGCCGCGGTCGCCGAGCACCGCCCGGACGTCACGGTGACCGACATCCGGATGCCCCCGACCCACACGGACGAGGGGCTGCGCGCGGCCATCGACATCCGCCGCGATCACCCCGGCACGGGCGTTCTGCTCTTCTCGCAGTACGTCGAGACGAAGTACGCCACGCGGCTGCTCGCGGAGGGGTCGGCGGGGGTCGGCTATCTGCTCAAGGACCGGGTCGCCAATGTCGCGGAGTTCGCCGATGCCCTGGAGCGGGTGGGCGCGGGCGGCACGGCCCTGGACCCCGAGGTCGTCACGCAGTTGGCCGGTGCGGGACACCGCGCGGCCGAGCTCGCGCCGCTGACCGAGCGCGAGCGCGAGGTGCTCTCCCTGATGGCCGAGGGGCGGTCCAACGCGGCAATCGCGCAGAGCCTCGTCGTCTCGGCGGGCACCGTCGAGAAACATGTGGCCTCCGTCTTCGAGAAGCTAGGCCTGCCCGCGTCACATGACCACAACCGCCGCGTGCTGGCCGTCATCCGCTACTTGCGCGGCTGA
- a CDS encoding sensor histidine kinase — translation MHVTPPMITPERPAPAGGASKARALGRAVLRAPLTRRAWAEAAYCLIGFPLGLAGGAVLLVLLALGAGFTVSVVLFVVGALLVIAGLQLARALGRLHRRLAAGLLGEETESPPPLRPDGKFVSRIDARLWDGNGWRAAAYTLAKLPVSCLGAYAVLWWVTGLVSLTAPLRWAVFGQRPAAGDPEGMPVLSPIPAGGLHVDTFAGTFFAAAVGVAVLLCAPWVTRLVTETDRWLIRSLLGPGQLADRVRDLEETRALAVDDSVALLRRVERDLHDGAQVRLVAVAMSLDMVRQRLTEYDGDDGGAPLDVGRIRQLVDGAHQNATDALTELRDLARGIHPPVLDDGLPDALATLTSRSAIPVDLVTEVPERPTPAIETIAYFCAAELLTNVIKHSGARRAAITVAQSDGRLYLQVSDDGQGGAEMGAGSGLSGLVQRVRTVDGGIEIKSPAGGPTAVTVDLPLRA, via the coding sequence ATGCACGTCACACCCCCGATGATCACGCCGGAGCGCCCCGCGCCAGCGGGTGGCGCGAGTAAGGCTCGCGCCCTCGGGCGCGCCGTCCTGCGCGCCCCCCTCACCCGGCGGGCATGGGCCGAGGCGGCGTACTGCCTGATCGGGTTCCCGCTCGGCCTCGCAGGTGGGGCGGTCCTCCTGGTGTTGCTCGCTCTGGGCGCGGGGTTCACGGTGTCGGTCGTGCTCTTCGTGGTCGGCGCGCTGCTGGTGATCGCGGGGCTCCAGCTGGCCCGAGCGCTGGGCCGGCTGCACCGTCGGCTGGCCGCGGGGCTGCTGGGCGAGGAGACCGAGTCGCCGCCGCCGCTGCGGCCCGATGGGAAATTCGTCAGCCGCATCGATGCCCGGCTGTGGGACGGGAACGGATGGCGGGCGGCGGCCTACACGCTGGCGAAGCTGCCGGTCAGTTGCCTCGGGGCGTACGCCGTCCTGTGGTGGGTGACGGGACTGGTGAGCCTGACCGCGCCGCTGCGGTGGGCGGTGTTCGGGCAGCGGCCCGCGGCGGGTGATCCGGAGGGCATGCCGGTGCTGTCCCCCATTCCCGCCGGCGGGCTGCATGTGGACACCTTCGCGGGCACCTTCTTCGCGGCCGCGGTCGGAGTGGCCGTCCTGCTGTGCGCGCCCTGGGTGACCCGGCTGGTGACGGAGACCGACCGCTGGCTGATCCGCTCGCTCCTCGGTCCTGGTCAACTCGCCGACCGGGTCCGTGACTTGGAGGAGACCCGGGCGCTCGCCGTGGATGACTCGGTGGCCCTGCTGCGGCGCGTCGAGCGCGATCTGCACGACGGAGCGCAGGTGCGGCTCGTCGCGGTGGCGATGAGTCTGGACATGGTCAGGCAGCGGCTGACCGAGTACGACGGTGATGACGGGGGCGCGCCGCTGGACGTCGGCCGTATTCGTCAACTGGTCGACGGTGCGCATCAGAACGCCACCGACGCGCTCACCGAACTGCGCGATCTGGCCCGCGGCATCCATCCGCCCGTGCTCGACGACGGGCTGCCCGACGCGCTCGCGACGCTGACCTCGCGCAGTGCCATTCCCGTCGACCTGGTCACGGAGGTGCCCGAGCGGCCGACGCCGGCGATCGAGACCATCGCGTACTTCTGTGCCGCCGAGTTGCTCACCAATGTCATCAAGCACAGCGGTGCGCGGCGGGCCGCGATCACGGTGGCTCAGTCGGACGGCCGGCTCTACCTCCAGGTCAGTGACGACGGGCAGGGCGGCGCGGAGATGGGGGCCGGGAGCGGACTGAGCGGGCTCGTCCAGCGCGTGCGTACGGTCGACGGCGGGATAGAAATCAAGAGCCCCGCGGGTGGGCCGACGGCGGTCACTGTCGATCTTCCCCTGCGTGCGTGA
- a CDS encoding ABC transporter permease: MSSPVKPSHALKHGTRSAPEGYGFRNAARMEWIKLHSLRSTFWALLLVVVSMVAIGVVTMANTKAPSADKAAAFDPTNNVLAGVAVGQLLIGVLGVLVVTGEYSSGTIRSTLAAIPNRRLVLAAKAAVYGGISLAVGEAVTFVTFFAGRAALGEGLPEPALSDPGVLRAVLLSGAYLGLIALMGIGIGAITRHTASAIAVLVSVTFVLPAIIGGASGTTVAKFFPTIIAGNSLAVSKPVADVLSPWVGFAVLCLYTLLVLGAGLRLLARRDA; the protein is encoded by the coding sequence ATGAGCAGCCCTGTAAAGCCGTCGCATGCCCTGAAGCATGGCACCCGCTCGGCCCCTGAGGGATACGGGTTCCGCAACGCCGCCCGCATGGAGTGGATCAAGCTCCACAGTCTCCGGTCCACGTTCTGGGCGCTGCTTCTCGTGGTCGTCTCCATGGTGGCCATCGGCGTCGTGACGATGGCCAATACGAAGGCGCCGAGTGCCGACAAGGCGGCCGCCTTCGACCCTACGAACAACGTGCTGGCCGGTGTAGCGGTCGGGCAGCTCTTGATCGGCGTGCTGGGCGTTCTTGTCGTCACCGGTGAGTATTCGTCGGGGACGATCCGCTCGACCCTGGCGGCCATACCGAACCGGCGTCTGGTCCTTGCCGCGAAGGCGGCGGTCTACGGCGGGATCTCCCTCGCGGTGGGCGAGGCCGTCACGTTCGTGACCTTCTTCGCAGGGCGGGCCGCGCTGGGCGAGGGGCTGCCCGAGCCCGCGCTCAGCGATCCGGGGGTGCTGCGGGCGGTGCTCCTTTCGGGGGCGTATCTGGGGCTCATCGCCTTGATGGGCATCGGGATCGGCGCCATCACGCGGCACACCGCGAGCGCGATAGCCGTGCTCGTGTCGGTCACGTTCGTGCTGCCGGCGATCATCGGCGGGGCCTCGGGGACCACCGTGGCGAAGTTCTTCCCGACCATCATCGCCGGGAACTCCCTGGCCGTTTCCAAGCCCGTGGCCGACGTCCTCTCCCCCTGGGTGGGCTTCGCGGTGCTCTGCCTCTACACACTCCTCGTGCTCGGCGCGGGCCTGCGCTTGCTGGCACGCCGTGATGCCTGA